The following proteins come from a genomic window of Athalia rosae chromosome 1, iyAthRosa1.1, whole genome shotgun sequence:
- the LOC105687044 gene encoding uncharacterized protein LOC105687044 isoform X5 — translation MSFVLQLGTVETPDEVGNNNSTSVIAQELTGTIPIGTVIAKPLLPTNNNKSQNLQNLKTVNITSVPPGTTLSSIVKPVTVTYPVNKTIRDAQKIGGSQTKTTQVLTTRVISQKIPSSTYQIHPTNSPVSPAHALHLPVKTPLPSPGTNVTKIQSLPSPTFTQTVNAQSKMTATPEGAQNKQQSATITNLQSTMHQKSQVSTQQILNTSGVKTITTTSVPNMQRIQLKTQNIGGKPQTVNLQKVKTIANVNNQMGHRVNLPRMQTIPKSQVLTPSTQGTQISMSQVMNSANMQRVQQVNSSGMQHVQKVHQPLGISNAQKLSQVFGNQKVQPQVIGNAAGHAMQKVQHSGLQQNQQILQKGNVVTQKTLGVQRQQQSTAVNNLSKSVNSVAGIQKVQPNAQQQQQKNIQTTQQQRPQAMATLQKSQTMATVNSNKTQSASNITKSNSVPNISKLQQNQNSINVSKQQITNQTAQVQTTQLSQLQQQLMHQTPQNQQQQQITQKQQQQQINALSQTQRCQSVTGGQQKMATITSIPSNQRAQTTTNTKAQQQQLQPQMVLRVGPSKNQSQNMQSANMKPVSQKVMNSVKTLNQQNVAQQSNRTLNSQPIKIIQQQQQNLIGPQNTQKQPGCIKTIPPQKSAQRNHVPKVSGIKTSLNTNLSSLKGQGSQTTIAQKTSIKTLLPQQPSGQNMIANKNQPVKIQQQSIQQKQLVMTAQYPQQLRAQTGQIKTLLPVVGGEIRKDNDNKNETEPHSTNEDGGQRAPQSPARRIPLPYECLQFVLQDHNYGAPPPRTPPPASPPPHPKQQPVNGGGSSTAVPQHPFTYGQAVVSTNVEDDAGSAISSEAGREAEPEGEETETAPEGEGDDEDSVTRCICDFEHDDGYMICCDRCLVWQHVDCMGIDRSNIPDEYLCEMCRPRRVDRQRARTLQLRKREELLNSDTSSDSSSTSSADTDVGVNTAPKKRAPSQPQQQQSQPLQQQQPQQQQQLQQQQQQLQQQQQVQPQVQPQHQQLQQQVQPQQQQPQQQQPQQQQQQQQQQPQQQQTQQATRRKSDPPPQVRRLSSTNNNNNNVAKRQRRDPHPRQTSAVRKKETVKRGPGKRKTKRRMSLEDREEDTQDAWGTNMAPLRQWIERYEEAVTNHYSPELRARISSIKVNGAHGDLRQSNMNAAATGKCRLNVHSNNLRFLVATMYLPPNTPVVELRGKYMLSAQHRPSHPQSRQHAQRPGPFVFFYRLPRDGTEVCVDTRTYGNDARFVRRSCKPNAEVKHCIEKGTLHLYIVTTTAIEKNAEITIRHEQHDLMLSPNLNSPIVPLICACNNTRECQVAAMGQLSRRGSNGALAENADGRERRRRGRRNTVCEDSDSLSAVSSTSISQPAPTPAPAPAVAPTRRTLTSGNASSTVTRQVTAKEETPVVQQPPLTSPSIVPSQPPETTKKDKKKMTREERKMEAIMKAFERLEKAEQRKQEVQARNAQRKESGGTHSDNDDTPITSAQVKQKPQSAERPVRRKRRKGRARTTSTSHSQQNRCRTRLNSADSDISSGEESNSMQSPPLPNQNCPPIRGMPYAQHLHTPTKDVTDSSSVGSTGHHGIPTAAGLLLALANSNVPGPSSPPLQQPTPIKSPTCDSGASSSSQSSTPSTPLSSACLLVAAAVGPLAPGFKFPKTKKVLMNEWLKESPDPPQTHIPQISPIPALPSAPLCNPITQLNKPTDFLSPTDPSPEFLTQSYAAKSLATLVQAANSVSGICDSPPQRRQTIPGNSSCSGSTGSAKKRWLRQAISEECDSPNSRPESPPSEMVAPPKKRRIARESLSSDNYTPPTTPTLLSSEHVLSQSTCNNEDEFVDMAQSPNNEHSTPNSEYVHNNVKDEADSESEAAETIELKEKIKFMNPEYDIPQSELCIKYEKDDEPMPLVKSDSTNSVKLEVDSIKEEKVFVNSPNPRKTEITMVKQELGDTPATTGMVLANKIELPEVKEEAIQENDSHNIKKEASQIKKESQVVLIEKGTVEIVDQNEPDTEMEDLSSPIAAMESDAVLKQRAAEMRLEFSGSIADIVNIASENEKSDDDRKYELNKADELKSDDNMSIDEFDVEAQMMKITGDDGNDYKEKVDTSSEKDKSMDGIEGLMDSSKEDSDSEDNDVDDPQTEKTPFGEFHITTEHRAFREFESKPEDRGFIDFEVKRVPNRVEVEVTKIQPSSEPNISLEESIILESTCSNIDVETIVKIPKIEFPIPPLSERIRKKTEQQQPAKLQLDFEASIIESTIEIEAGAGSTEGEQKSMLSSALRELLEAKIDVDPEPLEIEPSTAKVNVISPDEQLDRIQCTNPVNMQDLVVKSEEQITQVESALARVENIVPTEPRRLKDPRTIAPTDMPAPLPTKPEVPAPVKRKVRTLSISEYRKRKQQSSGTPPEPEPEPSTDATSDRGGTRGRSDSASSGTSSLSSDEEGNSKVSSLDLPGLTTLPLFINVDSDEKKGLTAEAILKARKLSPSTQAIIPGATTVYPTPQLPPQPYIPPPGSAPIHFPQFQTKPVPVQYSNFAVPQAVSQPIYPNTTAQPLANKQQTQQFLIPQAPPGSNPYPPQFVPSSSAVPAQRFPAVPAPPPQPSAQFFPPSPQVQKTFFNHPAPRT, via the exons ATGAGTTTTGTTCTACAATTGGGAACCGTCGAAACACCCGATGAAGTTGGCAACAACAACAGTACCTCCGTAATAGCTCAAGAGTTGACCGGAACGATTCCAATTGGTACGGTAATCGCCAAGCCTTTGTTACCTACGAACAACAACAAGTCGCAGAACttgcaaaatttgaaaactgttaATATTACCTCCGTACCGCCCGGCACGACCCTGTCATCGATTGTTAAACCTGTGACCGTCACTTATCCGGTGAATAAAACAATCAGGGATGCGCAGAAAATCGGAGGTTCGCAAACTAAAACAACTCAGGTTTTGACCACACGAGTCATTTCTCAGAAAATACCATCCTCCACGTACCAAATACATCCGACGAATTCACCTGTAAGTCCGGCTCACGCGTTGCACCTACCCGTAAAGACTCCTTTGCCTTCACCCGGTACAAATGTGACCAAGATTCAGTCTCTACCGTCTCCCACGTTTACGCAAACCGTGAACGCCCAATCAAAAATGACCGCCACCCCAGAGGGAGCTCAAAATAAGCAACAATCAGCTACCATAACAAATTTGCAGTCTACCATGCATCAAAAATCGCAAGTTTCAACTCAGCAAATTTTAAACACGTCTGGCGTCAAGACCATCACTACCACTTCTGTTCCGAACATGCAAAGGATTCAACTGAAAACTCAGAATATCGGTGGCAAACCTCAAACCGTCAACTTACAGAAGGTAAAAACTATTGCCAATGTCAATAATCAAATGGGGCATCGCGTTAATTTACCAAGGATGCAAACCATACCGAAGTCGCAGGTTCTCACACCCTCTACTCAGGGCACTCAAATTTCCATGAGTCAAGTAATGAACAGTGCGAATATGCAAAGAGTACAGCAGGTCAATTCCTCCGGTATGCAACATGTCCAGAAAGTTCATCAGCCGTTGGGAATAAGCAATGCACAGAAGTTGTCGCAGGTATTCGGTAATCAGAAAGTACAGCCGCAGGTTATAGGCAATGCCGCGGGTCATGCGATGCAAAAAGTTCAACATTCCGGATTGCAGCAAAATCAACAAATCCTACAAAAAGGAAACGTGGTCACACAAAAGACGCTTGGAGTTCAGAGACAGCAGCAATCTACCGCTGTGAATAATCTTTCGAAATCTGTAAACTCTGTAGCTGGTATACAGAAGGTACAGCCCAACgcgcagcaacagcaacaaaaaaatatacaaaccACGCAACAGCAAAGGCCTCAGGCTATGGCGACTCTGCAAAAATCACAAACAATGGCAACGGTGAATTCTAATAAAACTCAGTCCGCTTCCAATATCACAAAAAGTAACAGCGTCCCGAATATCTCCAAGTTGCAgcaaaatcaaaattcgatAAACGTCAGCAAACAACAAATCACCAATCAAACAGCACAGGTTCAGACCACGCAATTATCCCAGCTCCAGCAACAGCTGATGCATCAAACCCCACAAaatcaacagcaacaacagatCACTCaaaagcaacaacaacaacaaattaaTGCTCTGTCACAAACGCAAAGATGTCAATCCGTGACCGGAGGGCAACAAAAAATGGCCACTATTACATCCATTCCAAGCAATCAAAGAGCACAGACAACGACGAACACTAAAGCTCAACAACAGCAACTGCAACCTCAGATGGTGCTCAGAGTTGGCCCTTCCAAAAATCAGTCACAAAACATGCAGTCTGCAAATATGAAGCCAGTTTCCCAGAAGGTCATGAACAGCGTAAAAACTTTGAACCAACAAAATGTAGCCCAACAATCGAATCGTACTTTGAACTCTCAGCcgattaaaataattcaacagcaacagcaaaacCTCATCGGTCCTCAAAATACCCAAAAGCAACCCGGGTGCATCAAAACTATACCCCCGCAAAAATCAGCCCAGAGAAATCACGTCCCCAAAGTTTCTGGTATCAAAACTTCCTTGAATACTAATCTGAGCTCACTCAAAGGGCAGGGATCACAAACTACAATAGCACAAAAGACAAGCATAAAAACTCTACTTCCTCAACAACCGAGTGGGCAAAATATGATTGCCAATAAAAATCAGCCAGTGAAAATCCAGCAGCAATCGATCCAACAGAAGCAACTCGTTATGACTGCCCAATATCCTCAGCAACTCAGAGCTCAGACTGGACAAATTAAAACGTTGCTACCAGTCGTTGGAGGAGAAATCCGTAAAGACAATGACAACAA aaACGAGACCGAGCCACACTCAACTAACGAAGACGGCGGTCAGCGAGCACCACAATCTCCCGCACGACGAATACCACTGCCATACgag TGTCTCCAGTTTGTCTTACAAGACCACAATTATGGTGCACCTCCGCCGAGGACTCCTCCGCCCGCATCCCCACCGCCGCACCCTAAGCAGCAGCCTGTTAACGGCGGAGGAAGTTCAACTGCAGTTCCTCAACATCCCTTCACTTATGGACAAG CAGTTGTCAGTACAAACGTAGAAGATGATGCTGGAAGTGCGATAAGCAGTGAAGCTGGACGAGAAGCCGAACCGGAGGGTGAGGAGACAGAAACTGCGCCTGAAGGTGAGGGGGATGACGAAGACAGCGTGACGAGATGCATTTG TGATTTCGAACATGATGATGGCTATATGATCTGCTGCGATCGTTGTCT AGTTTGGCAACATGTTGACTGTATGGGCATAGACCGCTCTAATATACCTGACGAGTATTTATGCGAAATGTGCCGGCCACGTCGCGTGGATAGGCAACGGGCCCGAACTTTGCAGCTGCGCAAACGTGAAGAGCTTCTCAATTCCGACACATCTTCCGACTCCTCATCTACGAGCTCAGCCGACACCGACGTCGGTGTAAATACAGCCCCGAAAAAGCGAGCACCGTCGCAACCGCAACAACAACAGTCACAACCGCTACAACAGCAACAAccacagcagcaacaacaactacaacaacaacaacaacaactacagcaacagcaacaagtACAGCCGCAAGTGCAGCCGCAACATCAACAATTACAGCAACAGGTGCAgccgcaacaacaacaaccgcagcaacaacaaccgcagcaacaacaacaacagcagcaacaacaaccgcAGCAACAACAAACACAACAAGCTACGAGAAGAAAATCTGATCCACCTCCACAGGTCAGACGGTTGAGTAgtaccaataataataacaataatgttgCGAAACGACAAAGAAGGGATCCACATCCGAGGCAGACCAGTGCGGTACGTAAGAAAGAAACTGTCAAGCGTGGTCCAGGGAAAAGGAAGACCAAAAGAAGAATGAGCCTGGAAGATAGAGAGGAAGACACGCAGGATGCATGGGGCACAAATATGGCCCCTTTGAGACAGTGGATCGAGCGATATGAAGAGGCAGTTACAAATCATTACAGTCCTGAACTTCGTGCCAGAATTTCAAGCATTAAAGTTAATGGAGCTCATGGTGACTTACGACAGAGCAACATGAACGCTGCCGCAACTGGCAAATGCAGGCTTAATGTACACAGTAATAATCTCAGA TTTTTGGTTGCTACTATGTATCTACCACCGAACACTCCTGTTGTTGAACTTCGTGGGAAGTATATGCTGAGTGCGCAGCACAGGCCTTCGCATCCTCAAAGTCGACAACATGCACAGAGACCTGGtccttttgtatttttttaccgattgCCACGTGATGGAACTGAAGTTTGTGTCGATACTAGAACTTACGGAAACGACGCGAGGTTCGTTCGTCGAAGTTGTAAACCGAACGCAGAAGTCAAACATTGTATAGAGAAAGGAACGTTGCATTTGTATATCGTTACAACTACGGCAATCGAAAAGAATGCTGAGATAACCATAAGACATGAGCAACATGATCTCATGTTGTCACCAAACCTTAATTCACCCATTGTACCACTAATTTGCGCCTGCAACAACACAAGAGAATGTCAAGTCGCGGCTATGGGACAATTGAGTAGGCGAGGAAGTAATGGTGCACTCGCTGAAAATGCCGA TGGTAGGGAGAGAAGACGGCGAGGTAGAAGAAACACTGTGTGTGAAGATAGCGATTCGTTGTCCGCAGTTTCCAGTACAAGTATTAGTCAACCAGCCCCAACACCGGCGCCAGCCCCTGCTGTCGCTCCTACTCGAAGAACACTAACAAGTGGTAACGCCAGTTCAACGGTAACACGTCAGGTGACAGCTAAAGAAGAAACACCTGTAGTACAACAACCCCCTCTCACGTCGCCCTCGATTGTTCCATCTCAACCACCAGAGACGActaaaaaggataaaaagaaaatgacgaGGGAGGAGCGTAAGATGGAAGCGATAATGAAAGCTTTTGAAAGATTAGAAAAGGCGGAGCAGAGGAAACAGGAAGTCCAGGCAAGAAATGCTCAGAGAAAAGAGTCAGGAGGTACACATagtgataatgatgataccCCCATTACTTCTGCACAGGTAAAACAAAAACCGCAAAGTGCTGAACGACCTGTGAGAAGAAAGCGAAGAAAGGGACGTGCTCGAACTACCAGTACTTCGCATTCTCAACAAAACAGATGTAGAACCAGATTGAACTCTGCCGACTCCGATATATCCTCGGGCGAAGAAAGCAATTCCATGCAGTCACCCCCTCTGCCAAATCAAAATTGCCCACCGATCAGAGGGATGCCTTACGCTCAGCATCTGCACACTCCAACAAAGGACGTTACTGATAGCAGTAGTGTTGGCTCCACTGGCCATCATGGAATTCCTACAGCTGCTGGATTACTACTTGCGCTGGCAAATTCTAATGTGCCGGGACCAAGTTCACCACCACTTCAGCAACCAACGCCAATTAAGAGCCCAACTTGTGATAGCGGAGCTAGTAGTAGCTCTCAAAGCTCAACTCCCTCTACACCGTTGTCATCTGCTTGTTTATTAGTTGCAGCAGCCGTAGGTCCTTTGGCACCAGGTTTCAAGTTTcccaaaacgaaaaaagtctTGATGAACGAGTGGCTCAAAGAATCCCCGGATCCACCTCAAACTCATATTCCACAGATTTCCCCGATACCAGCTTTACCTTCTGCGCCACTGTGTAATCCTATTACCCAGTTGAATAAGCCAACGGATTTTCTGTCACCTACTGATCCATCGCCAGAGTTTCTCACTCAAAGTTACGCCGCTAAGAGTCTGGCGACTTTGGTACAAGCGGCAAATTCAGTCTCTGGAATATGCGACTCTCCCCCTCAACGAAGGCAGACTATCCCTGGAAATTCTTCATGCTCCGGGTCCACAGGATCAGCAAAGAAGCGATGGCTACGCCAAGCCATTTCCGAAGAATGCGATTCACCCAATAGCCGGCCAGAAAGTCCTCCAAGTGAGATGGTAGCACCaccaaaaaagagaaggattGCAAGAGAGAGTTTATCATCCGATAACTATACTCCCCCAACTACTCCAACGCTATTGTCATCCGAACATGTTCTCTCCCAGTCAACATGCAACAATGAG gATGAATTTGTAGACATGGCCCAATCCCCCAATAACGAACATTCTACACCAAATTCCGAATACGTGCACAATAATGTGAAAGACGAAGCGGATTCCGAATCAGAGGCAGCAGAGACCattgaattaaaagaaaaaataaagttcatGAATCCTGAATATGACATTCCCCAGTCCGAACTGTGcattaaatatgaaaaagatGATGAACCAATGCCACTAGTGAAAAGTGATTCTACTAACTCAGTTAAATTAGAAGTTGATTCTAttaaagaggaaaaagtttTCGTAAATTCACCGAATCCCCGCAAAACTGAAATAACCATGGTGAAACAAGAGTTAGGTGACACTCCTGCCACGACTGGAATGGTATTGgccaataaaattgaattgccGGAAGTCAAAGAGGAAGCAATACAAGAAAATGACTCCCACAACATTAAGAAAGAAGCCAGCCAGATcaaaaaagaatcacaagtaGTGTTGATTGAGAAAGGTACAGTTGAAATTGTTGATCAGAACGAACCTGATACAGAAATGGAAGATTTAAGCTCACCGATTGCTGCGATGGAGTCAGACGCTGTTCTCAAACAACGAGCAGCGGAAATGAGACTTGAATTCAGTGGTAGTATAGCAGATATAGTGAATATCGctagtgaaaatgaaaaatccgaCGACGATAGAAAATACGAACTCAATAAAGCTGATGAACTGAAATCTGATGATAATATGTCCATTGATGAGTTTGACGTTGAGGCACAGATGATGAAAATTACTGGCGATGATGGAAACGATTACAAAGAGAAAGTTGACACGAGCTCCGAGAAAGATAAAAGCATGGACGGAATCGAAGGACTTATGGATAGTTCGAAAGAAGATTCTGATTCAGAGGATAATGACGTTGATGATCCTCAAACGGAAAAAACTCCGTTTGGAGAATTTCATATTACCACCGAGCACAGGGCGTTCAGAGAGTTTGAAAGTAAACCAGAAGATAGAGGATTCATCGATTTTGAAGTCAAAAGAGTCCCCAATCGCGTAGAGGTGGAAGTCACTAAAATTCAACCTTCCAGCGAGCCGAACATTTCGTTGGAAGAATCTATTATACTAGAATCTACGTGTTCTAACATTGATGTGGAAACTATCGTTAAAATTCCCAAAATAGAATTTCCCATTCCGCCACTGAGTGAGAGAATTCGTAAAAAGACAGAGCAACAACAACCCGCCAAATTGCAGCTGGACTTCGAAGCATCCATAATTGAATCGACTATTGAAATAGAAGCTGGTGCTGGTTCGACAGAAGGTGAACAAAAATCTATGCTTTCTTCCGCTCTCAGAGAGTTGCTAGAAGCAAAGATTGACGTCGATCCAGAACCTTTGGAAATCGAACCTTCGACAGCAAAAGTGAACGTTATCTCCCCAGATGAACAATTGGACAGAATTCAGTGTACTAATCCTGTGAACATGCAGGATTTGGTTGTGAAAAGTGAAGAACAAATAACTCAAGTTGAATCTGCCCTTGCGagagttgaaaatattgtcCCAACAGAACCCAGAAGACTTAAAGACCCCAGGACTATTGCACCAACTGACATGCCAGCACCACTCCCGACAAAGCCAGAAGTGCCAGCACCAGTCAAACGCAAGGTTAGAACG TTATCAATATCAGAGTATCGTAAACGCAAACAACAATCATCGGGCACACCACCTGAGCCGGAACCAGAACCATCAACTGACGCAACATCAGATCGGGGGGGCACAAGAGGTAGATCGGATAGTGCTAGCAGCGGGACTTCTTCGCTGAGCTCTGACGAAGAGGGAAATTCAAAAGTTTCTTCATTGGATCTGCCTGGCCTAACAACTTTACCACTTTTTATCAACGTAGATAGCGATGAAAAGAAAG GTTTGACAGCAGAGGCAATTCTGAAAGCTCGTAAATTATCGCCTTCGACGCAAGCTATTATTCCTGGTGCAACGACTGTTTATCCGACTCCTCAATTACCGCCACAACCCTACATACCTCCCCCTGGTTCGGCTCCCATCCATTTTCCTCAATTTCAAACTAAGCCAGTGCCAGTGCAATATTCAAACTTTGCAGTGCCTCAAGCCGTGTCGCAACCCATTTACCCGAATACAACAGCACAACCTTTGGCTAACAAGCAGCAAACGCAACAATTTTTGATACCGCAAGCACCGCCAGGATCGAATCCTTACCCACCGCAATTTGTACCATCTTCATCAGCTGTCCCAGCCCAAAGGTTTCCAGCTGTACCAGCGCCGCCACCTCAACCAAGTGCTCAATTTTTCCCACCGTCACCCCAGGTCCAGAAAACTTTCTTCAACCATCCTGCGCCAAGAACGTAA